A stretch of Fusarium poae strain DAOMC 252244 chromosome 2, whole genome shotgun sequence DNA encodes these proteins:
- a CDS encoding hypothetical protein (BUSCO:48008at5125) has translation MVEKIYVTYNDVHKMCQKSAEKLLLDFQPQLLIAIGGGGYVPARILRSFLKKGGAPNIPIQAIGLSLYESLGNDEVEAPGTKVTRTQWLDMSALGEMQNLVGKKILIVDEVDDTRTTLEYAVKELEKDVEIARQKMGGTAPKTEFSIFVLHNKDKPKKGKLPEEMLTTRYYAAETVGDAWINYPWEAIDIDEHDRNASLQTKSN, from the exons ATGGTTGAGAAAATCTACGTCACCTATAACGAT GTGCACAAGATGTGCCAAAAGTCTGCTGAGAAGCTTCTCCTCGACTTCCAGCCCCAGCTTTTGATCGCtatcggtggtggtggttacGTCCCTGCTCGAATCCTCCGATCTTTCCTCAAGAAGGGTGGCGCTCCCAACATTCCCATCCAGGCCATCGGTCTCTCCCTCTACGAGTCTCTCGGCAACGATGAAGTCGAGGCCCCCGGTACCAAGGTCACCCGAACACAGTGGCTCGACATGAGCGCCCTCGGCGAGATGCAGAACCTTGTCGGAAAGAAGATTCTCATCGTCGACGAGGTTGACGACACCCGCACAACTCTTGAGTACGCCGTCAAGGAGCTTGAGAAGGACGTTGAGATTGCTCGCCAGAAGATGGGTGGTACTGCCCCCAAGACTGAGTTTAGCATCTTTGTCCTCCAC AATAAGgacaagcccaagaaggGAAAGCTCCCCGAAGAGATGCTCACCACCCGTTACTACGCTGCCGAGACCGTCGGTGATGCCTGGATCAACTACCCCTGGGAGGCCATCGATATCGACGAGCACGACAGGAACGCTAGCCTGCAGACTAAGAGCAACTAA